The genomic stretch TTCACCGTGCCGACCGGCAATTTCGGCGATATCTTCGCCGGCTATGCCGCCAAGAAGATGGGCCTGCCGATCGAACGGCTGGTCATCGCCACCAACGACAACGACATATTGGCGCGCACCTTCGCCACCGGCGAATACCGCACCAAGGGTGTCTTTGCGACCACCTCGCCATCGATGGACATCCAGGTGTCGTCGAATTTCGAACGCCTGCTGTTCGAAGCCTCCAACCGCGACGCGGCGACCGTGCGGCGTTACATGGACGGCCTGAAGCAGTCCGGCGCCTTCACCATAGAAGCCGGCGAAATCAATGGGATGCGCTCCGAATTCGATGCCGGCCGCGCCACCATGGACGAGGTCGCCGCCACCATCCGCTCGACGCTCGCGGCCAGCAACTACCTGCTCGATCCGCATACCGCCGCGGCCATGCATGTCGCGGCCGGCAAGGCATCGGGCGCCGTGCCGATGGTGGTGCTGGGCACTGCCCATCCGGCAAAATTCCCGGGCGCCGTCGAGGCCGCCAGCGGTGTCTCACCCGCCCTGCCCGCATGGCTAGGCGGATTGATGACATTTGAGGAAAAATACACGGTACTTCCATCCGACCTGAAAATGGTGGAAGATTACGTCAGCCGCCGCGCGCGGGCGGCGCGTTAGGGAGTACGAACCATATGGGTGTTGAGGTAAGCCGTCTGTCGAACGGCCTGACAGTCGCCACCGAAACCCTTCCAAGTATCGAATCGGTTGCTCTTGGTGCCTGGGTCAAGTCGGGTGCCCGCAATGAACGTGACGACGAGCATGGCATGGCCCATCTGCTCGAGCACATGGCGTTCAAGGGCACGAAGCGGCGAAGCGCCTTCGAAATCGCCTCGGAAATCGAGGATGTCGGAGGCGAGATCAACGCCGCCACGAGCGTCGAGACCACCTCCTACTACGCCAGGGTGCTCAGCGATGACGTGCCGCTGGCCGTCGACATCCTTGCCGACATCCTGCAGGAGTCCGAATTCGACCCGCAGGAGCTCGAGCGCGAGCAGCACGTCATCCTGCAGGAGATCGGCGCTGCGCACGATACGCCAGACGACATTGTCTTCGACCGTTTCACCGAGACGGCCTTTCGCCACCAGACCATCGGCCGCTCGATCCTGGGCACGCCGGAAACCGTCAAATCCTTCACGTCCAAGCAGTTGCACGATTTCATCGAACGCCAATATGGCGCCGAGCGGATGGTGATCGTGGCTGCCGGTGACATCAAGCACGACAATTTCGTGCGCGAGGTGGAGAAGCAGCTCGGCGGCTTCCGCAGCAAGGCCGACAGCACCATCCCGCAATATGCGCAATATGTCGGTGGCGATTTCCGCGAGGACCGCGACCTGATGGACGCGCAGATCGTGCTGGGCTTCGAGGGCCGCGCCTACCATGTGCGCGACTTCTACGCCTCGCAGGTGCTGTCGATGATCCTCGGCGGCGGCATGTCGTCGCGCCTGTTCCAGGAAGTCCGCGAGAAACGCGGCCTGTGCTACTCGGTCTATGCCTTCCACTGGGGCTTTTCAGACACCGGCATTTTCGGCGTCCACGCCGCGACGGGCCAGAGCGACATCGCCGAACTCGTACCTGTCATCATCGACGAGTTGCAGAAGGCCGGCGAGAACATCCTGCAGGAAGAACTCGATCGCGCGCGTGCGCAGTATCGCGCCGGGCTGATCATGTCCGCCGAAAGCCCGGCCAGCCGCGCCTCGCAGATCGCAAGGCAATTGCTTTTGTTCGGCAGGCCGATCGCCAAGGAGGAATTGATGGAGCGCCTGTCGGCGCTGACGGTCGAACGGCTGACCGACCTGTCGTCGCGGATGTTCTCGACCAAGCCGACGCTTACCGCTGTCGGGCCCGTGGGTACGCTGGCACCATATGAGGCGATCCTCGATTCGCTTCCGGGCACGCAGACCACGGCCCGCAGGCTCGCCGTCTAAGTCCCCCAGGCGTCGTGTTCGCGCTCCCTTTCTTTCGCCGTGACCTGCCGGCGCTGAAGGGC from Mesorhizobium sp. 113-3-3 encodes the following:
- a CDS encoding M16 family metallopeptidase, producing MGVEVSRLSNGLTVATETLPSIESVALGAWVKSGARNERDDEHGMAHLLEHMAFKGTKRRSAFEIASEIEDVGGEINAATSVETTSYYARVLSDDVPLAVDILADILQESEFDPQELEREQHVILQEIGAAHDTPDDIVFDRFTETAFRHQTIGRSILGTPETVKSFTSKQLHDFIERQYGAERMVIVAAGDIKHDNFVREVEKQLGGFRSKADSTIPQYAQYVGGDFREDRDLMDAQIVLGFEGRAYHVRDFYASQVLSMILGGGMSSRLFQEVREKRGLCYSVYAFHWGFSDTGIFGVHAATGQSDIAELVPVIIDELQKAGENILQEELDRARAQYRAGLIMSAESPASRASQIARQLLLFGRPIAKEELMERLSALTVERLTDLSSRMFSTKPTLTAVGPVGTLAPYEAILDSLPGTQTTARRLAV